A region of the Candidatus Cloacimonadota bacterium genome:
CTTTGATGCCCAATTCGCTCATTTTACACACATCGGCAATACCCACAGCGTTGTTCAGATTCGATTGCGGATTGGTGACAATCGCCGCTCCCAGATCAGCTACGATCATCATTTCTTTGGGATTCAGGTGTACGCCATGCGCCAGTATACTGCGATTGTTGATGAGCCCAAAATCCCGCAGACGCTCCACTACACGTTTACCATAATGCTCGATATTGTAGCGCTGATCGCTTTGGGCTTCCGCCACATGGATATGGGTGCCGCAAGACGTCTCGGCCACTAAACTGGCGATTTTATCCAAACTCTCGTCACTCAGCGTGAAGGCGGCATGCATCCCGAACAATGCTTTCAATTGAGGATCAGTATCTCCACTATAGTCTTGGATAAAACTCAGGTTCTCATCGATGCCTTCATCTCTGCGCTGGATACCGTCTCGATCGGATACTTCATAACAGAGGCTTGCCCTCAGGCCAATATCTTTGACTGCTTTACCAATCTCGGAAAGAGATCCGGTAATGTGGTAGGGAGAGGCGTGATGGTCGATGATGGTGGTTGTTCCTTTGCGGATGGAGTTGATGGCCGATATCTCAGCGCTGATGTAGGTATCGCGCAGCATCAGTTGTTTATCCAGCCGCCACCAGAGATTGTTCAATACTTCGTTGAAATCTTTGGAGGGCGATGCTTTTCCCAATCCCGTCACGAAGGTGGAATAGAAGTGATGGTGGGCATTGATCAGGCCAGGCATTAGAATCTTGCCCGAAGCATCGATGTGTTCACAATTCTCATCTTTCAGCTCCGAATATGGTGCGATCCTGGCGATCCTGCCATTCTCCACCATCAGAGCGTGATCCGTCAGATAGGGTTTTTGAGGATCAAAACTGAGAATATCAGCCGAATGAATTATGTATTTTTTCATAGTTCTTCCTTTTATCCCAAATCAGAGATTCAAGCATAAATTAGCTTTAGAACTTGTCAACAGAATTCACTGGTTGATCTCATTGAAATATGGGATATTAACAGATGTCACACTGTGAATTTCGAGCTGTGCCGATCGGGATATCATCGGGTGATCATCGAGTGACGACAGCATGATAACACCTTGATATCTGCTTCGGCACTGCTCAAAGTACAGAGAGGCGAGAGAGACGGCGCTTCCACTTTGCTGCGTAAAAGTAAACAAGCCCCGTAATTAGCATCCGGGGCTGTGTATTATGGAGGGTTGATACTATTT
Encoded here:
- the ssnA gene encoding putative aminohydrolase SsnA; amino-acid sequence: MKKYIIHSADILSFDPQKPYLTDHALMVENGRIARIAPYSELKDENCEHIDASGKILMPGLINAHHHFYSTFVTGLGKASPSKDFNEVLNNLWWRLDKQLMLRDTYISAEISAINSIRKGTTTIIDHHASPYHITGSLSEIGKAVKDIGLRASLCYEVSDRDGIQRRDEGIDENLSFIQDYSGDTDPQLKALFGMHAAFTLSDESLDKIASLVAETSCGTHIHVAEAQSDQRYNIEHYGKRVVERLRDFGLINNRSILAHGVHLNPKEMMIVADLGAAIVTNPQSNLNNAVGIADVCKMSELGIKVGLGTDAMTVNMLEELRVGLWAQHLKQENPSAGFMEMASTLLFSNPAIAQKYWGKGHGTLCEGANADMILVDYDPHTPLNAETWIGHVIYGISQARVDATIVGGEFLMWDNELLLGVDEQELRAESRALAASLWDRF